From the genome of Metabacillus dongyingensis:
ATTTGAAAGTATTATAGGATATATTTTCATTTGGAGGGATTTAAGTATGTTAGGTGCAATCGAAGCAGGTGGAACAAAGTTTGTTTGTGCTGTTGGTGATGAAAATGGAATAATTACAGATCGAATTCAGATTTCAACCACTGTACCAGCGGAAACAATGCCAAAGGTGTTTGACTTTTTTAATAAATATCCTGTTAAAGCAATTGGGATTGGATCATTCGGGCCAATCGATGTAAACCAAGATAGTTCTACTTACGGATATATTACATCGACGCCTAAAACGGCATGGAAAGATTATCCTTTTGTGCAAGCATTAAAAGACTCCTTTTCTGTACCAATTGGATTCAATACAGACGTTAATGCTGCAGCCTTGGGAGAAGCTACCTTTGGCGCTGCTAAAGGATTGGACAGCTGCTTGTACATTACCGTTGGTACAGGAATTGGAGCAGGAGCTATTGTTCAGGAGAAACTCCTTCAAGGGCTTTCACACCCTGAAATGGGACATATCCTTGTGAGGCGTCATCCGAATGATAATTATCAAGGAAAGTGCCCTTATCATCACGATTGCTTAGAAGGTCTTGCTGCCGGACCTGCTATTGAAGCTCGCTGGGGCGACAAAGGTGTTAACCTTGTTGATCGGATGGAGGTTTGGGATATGGAAGGCTACTATATTGCCCAAGCTCTCATGCAGTATATTTTAATTTTATCACCAAAAAGGATTATTCTTGGTGGAGGAGTCATGAACCAGGAGCAAGTATTTCCTAATACTTACAAGTATTTAAAAGAACTAGTTAACGAGTATGTTGCTTTACCTGAGCTTTCTGAGTATATTGTTCGTCCAGGTTTAGGGGATAACGCAGGAATTACTGGAGCCCTTATGCTTGCTCATCAAGCATTTCTAATGGAAAAGCAAAGTTAAAACTACTTAAGGAGGAATTAAAGTGCAACCTTTATTTTTAAAACCAGTTTTTAAAGAACGTATTTGGGGTGGAACTGCCTTACAAACAGAATTTGATTACGAAATTCCAAATAATAAAACAG
Proteins encoded in this window:
- a CDS encoding ROK family protein translates to MLGAIEAGGTKFVCAVGDENGIITDRIQISTTVPAETMPKVFDFFNKYPVKAIGIGSFGPIDVNQDSSTYGYITSTPKTAWKDYPFVQALKDSFSVPIGFNTDVNAAALGEATFGAAKGLDSCLYITVGTGIGAGAIVQEKLLQGLSHPEMGHILVRRHPNDNYQGKCPYHHDCLEGLAAGPAIEARWGDKGVNLVDRMEVWDMEGYYIAQALMQYILILSPKRIILGGGVMNQEQVFPNTYKYLKELVNEYVALPELSEYIVRPGLGDNAGITGALMLAHQAFLMEKQS